In a genomic window of Blastopirellula marina:
- a CDS encoding DUF1549 and DUF1553 domain-containing protein, which produces MTTPRPFFVLALLAATYTLVSTAARGAEDAGIELLPKNVLLDSPFAEQLLIVQSTRGDELGTQVRGDLKWSSSDENVVTVEEGRLSPIADGEATVTAEWNGQKAVTSVKVKGLKEFHVRSFRNDVLPIFAKRDCNSGGCHGALAGKGGFRLSLRGYDPESDFFNIVKQDQGRRIELAAPERSLLLTKPSTAIPHKGGLKLPSDSNDFQIVADWIARGAAPPEPSDAVVDHIEVYPSASLQSVGSKQDFVVRAFYSDGSERDVTRWTKWSSTNDAVSQVSEEGQASIIGPGEGAIVAWYASKLAIARTTVPYTHEASQEEIANADQRAPRNFIDEQVDSQLKRLNLIASPNCTDAEFLRRAYLDTVGRIPTVDETRGFLADTSKDKRDKLIERLLESSEFVDYWTYKWSDVLMLNGTLLRPAPIKAYYEWIHGHVEKNTPWDVMVREIVTATGESTENGATNFFALNQTPEEMTENASQSFMGLSIGCAKCHNHPLEKWTNDQYYAMANIFSRVKAKGWGGESRNGDGARTLYVVTSGELVQPRTGKPQPPTPLDGEAIAFDNPDDRRVKFANWLTSSGNPYFAKAITNRVWANFFGVGLVEEVDDLRVSNPASNGELLEAATKHVVDNKFDLKTLMRAILQSNAYQRTSKSVAGNEAESRFYSRYYPRRLMAEVLHDAVVQVTDVPTKFDTVAFPGNDKQKTEFYPEGTKAIQLYDSAVENYFLDAFGRNPRNIVCECERSAEPTMVQVLHISNGNTINEKLESASSRVETLLQLRHNGLSDEALVDEIYLTCFSRFPTAEKREELLKFLTPVGSADERATIEDIFWGLMSTREFLFNH; this is translated from the coding sequence ATGACAACGCCCCGACCGTTCTTCGTTCTCGCCCTACTTGCGGCAACGTATACCCTTGTATCAACCGCAGCTCGGGGCGCCGAGGATGCTGGCATTGAGCTTCTGCCTAAAAACGTCCTGCTCGACTCTCCTTTCGCTGAACAGTTGCTGATCGTGCAATCCACGCGCGGCGACGAACTAGGGACGCAAGTTCGTGGAGACTTGAAGTGGTCCAGTAGCGACGAAAATGTTGTGACGGTCGAAGAAGGTCGACTAAGTCCGATCGCCGACGGTGAAGCAACGGTTACGGCGGAGTGGAACGGACAGAAGGCTGTGACCTCGGTCAAGGTGAAAGGGCTTAAAGAATTTCACGTTCGCAGCTTTCGCAATGACGTCCTACCGATTTTTGCCAAACGCGACTGCAACTCAGGGGGATGCCATGGCGCTCTGGCAGGCAAAGGCGGTTTTCGCCTATCGCTGCGAGGATACGATCCCGAATCGGACTTCTTCAATATCGTAAAACAAGACCAAGGGCGACGAATTGAACTGGCTGCCCCCGAGCGCAGCTTGCTGTTAACCAAACCTTCGACGGCCATTCCGCACAAAGGCGGCCTCAAGCTTCCCAGCGATTCCAATGACTTTCAGATTGTCGCCGACTGGATCGCCAGAGGTGCTGCACCTCCTGAGCCTTCCGATGCCGTCGTCGACCACATCGAAGTCTATCCGTCGGCTTCCCTTCAATCGGTCGGGTCGAAGCAAGACTTTGTAGTGCGTGCTTTTTACAGCGATGGCTCAGAGCGCGATGTGACGCGTTGGACGAAGTGGTCGTCGACCAACGATGCCGTTTCGCAGGTGAGCGAAGAGGGACAAGCTTCCATCATCGGACCAGGCGAAGGAGCCATCGTGGCGTGGTACGCCAGCAAACTGGCGATCGCTCGCACTACGGTTCCTTATACGCATGAAGCCAGCCAAGAAGAAATCGCGAATGCGGATCAGCGTGCCCCGCGAAATTTTATCGATGAGCAAGTCGACTCCCAGCTGAAACGATTGAATTTGATCGCATCGCCAAACTGCACTGATGCAGAATTCCTGCGACGAGCCTACCTTGACACGGTCGGCCGTATTCCGACCGTGGATGAAACACGTGGCTTCCTGGCCGATACTAGCAAGGACAAACGGGACAAGCTCATCGAGCGTCTCTTGGAGAGTTCCGAGTTTGTCGACTATTGGACGTACAAATGGTCCGACGTCTTGATGCTCAACGGCACACTCTTGCGGCCAGCCCCGATCAAAGCGTATTACGAGTGGATCCATGGTCATGTTGAGAAGAACACGCCGTGGGATGTCATGGTCCGTGAGATCGTCACCGCTACCGGCGAAAGCACCGAGAACGGGGCGACCAATTTCTTTGCACTCAACCAGACCCCGGAAGAGATGACCGAGAACGCATCACAGTCGTTCATGGGTCTTTCGATTGGCTGTGCAAAGTGTCACAACCATCCGCTTGAGAAGTGGACGAACGATCAGTACTACGCCATGGCGAACATCTTCTCCCGCGTTAAAGCTAAGGGATGGGGAGGCGAAAGTCGTAACGGAGACGGCGCGCGAACGCTGTACGTCGTCACATCCGGAGAACTGGTTCAGCCTCGCACTGGCAAACCACAGCCGCCGACGCCTCTCGATGGTGAAGCGATAGCGTTCGACAATCCTGACGATCGTCGGGTGAAGTTCGCAAATTGGCTTACTTCCTCCGGGAATCCTTACTTCGCTAAGGCGATTACTAATCGCGTATGGGCCAACTTCTTTGGTGTTGGTTTGGTTGAAGAGGTTGACGACCTGCGGGTGTCCAACCCGGCCAGCAACGGCGAGCTTCTCGAAGCGGCGACAAAACATGTCGTCGATAACAAGTTCGATCTGAAAACACTCATGCGAGCGATCCTGCAATCGAATGCTTATCAACGTACAAGCAAGTCGGTCGCCGGCAACGAAGCAGAGAGCCGGTTCTACAGTCGCTACTACCCGCGTCGCCTCATGGCCGAGGTCTTACACGATGCCGTCGTGCAGGTCACGGACGTACCCACGAAGTTCGATACCGTCGCCTTCCCAGGCAACGACAAACAGAAGACTGAATTCTACCCCGAAGGCACCAAGGCTATTCAGCTTTATGACTCCGCGGTTGAGAACTATTTCCTCGACGCGTTCGGGCGAAATCCACGGAATATCGTCTGCGAATGTGAGCGTTCGGCGGAACCAACGATGGTGCAAGTGCTGCACATTTCCAATGGCAATACCATTAACGAAAAACTGGAGTCGGCAAGTAGCCGCGTTGA